TATCGTAAAATGATTTTACCTAATTAATGAAGGTCCATCTAAAACCAGATGTCACTCCACGAGTATAGCAAGATTGCCAAACTGCTCTCCCTTTTCCATACGTTCGAATGCTTTCGCTGTGTCCTGTAGCGGATATATACCATCGATCACAGGATGTATATCATGCTTCTCCACCCATTGCAGCATCTGGACAAACTCTTCACGGCTGCCCATGGAGGTGCCAATCAGGCTAACTTGCGGGAAAAAGATCGAGCGGATTGGAACAGCCAGATCATCTCCCGAGCTTGCGCCATACATCACGATACGGCCACCTGGTCTAATTATATCAAAATATTTTGGGAACATGCTTTGTCCGATGCTATCCAAGATGAGATCAACAGGATCAAGATCATTCTGCAAACTCCAGTCTGCATGACTGTCCAGAGCTTGGAAAGCGCCCAGACGCAGAGCCTCGTGTCTCTTGGCTTCGCTTCTGGATGTAACGGTCACTTTGGCACCAGCGGCTACGGCGATAAGCAAAGCATAGGTCGCTACACCACCACCAATGCCGGGAATGAGAATGTGTTCAGCCTGCTTAAGTCCGCCACGAGTGAATAGGGCACGGTATGCAGTCAAAGCCGAAAGGGACAACACCCCTGCTTCCGTCCATGATAGATGAGAGGGTTTGGGTAAGGCATTTCTAGCAGGCAACGTAATATATTGTGCGAGAGTTCCATCCGTAGGGCCCCCTACAATTTCGGGCACAATGGGTATGTCTACTGCGTGGTCCCAACCGAGAGTAGGGTGGATAATGACCTCATCACCTACAGATAAGTTCTCTACATCATCTCCAATTGCTATGATTACACCTGCTCCATCGGAACCAAGAATGAGTGGTGTGTCCTGGAATGTACGTCCTGCCATGATGAACAGATCACGATGATTAATTCCAGCAGATTTTAGTTGGATCTGTACTTCACCGGCTTCTGGGGCCCGAGATGTTGACTCTGTATATTGAAGACCTTCAAGGCCGCTATGGCCGGAATGTATAATAGCTTTCATTTTCAAAATTCCTCCTTGTGTATATAAAAACTTCACTACTGAGCCTCATTGTACAGATGGGGCAGATTCACGTAAAATGAACAAAAATGAATGTCAGTATCAATTCAGATAATAGATAACAAGCAGGTGATCAGGGCATGGATGCAGGAGATTTAAAAATATTTCAGGCGGTTGCCCGCGAAGGCAGTATCAGCAAAGCAGCATTAGCGCTGAATTATGTGCAATCCAATGTAACAACACGAATTAAACAGTTGGAAGATCAGCTGCAAGTACCGCTGTTTCATCGCTCCAACCGGGGCATGTTGCTCACACCAGCGGGTGAGAATTTGCTGGGATATGCGGATAAAATATTACATTTATTATATGAAGCGGAGCAGGCAACGCAGATCGGAAATCCACCTGCAGGGATGCTTCGTCTTGGTGCGATTGAGACCGCTGCCTCCAGTTATCTGACGCCGCTGCTCGCTGAATATCGTTTATGTTACCCCGAGGTTCAGCATTCGTTAATTACAGGGGGGACACATGAACTCAATCAGAAGGTCATTCAACATGAGCTGCATGGAGCTTTGGTATATGGCCCGATCGACCACCCTGAGCTGAACTATATGAAAGTGTACGACGAAGAGTTGGTACTGATTGCAGAACCCGGAACCCATGAAATGCATGCTCTATTGTGCAAACCGATGTTGTTTTTTGAAGTAGGCTGTACCCATCGCGCGCAGGCAGAAGCCTTTTTGAAAGATCAAGGCGTGCACACCCTCAACGTTACGGAATATGGAACACTGGACACCATTATGAATGGCGTATCTGCGGGAATAGGTGTGTCATTGCTCCCACGATCCTCGGTTACGAAAGCCGAAAGGAGAGGCGAGGTTACAGTGTTATCTTTGCCTGATCCGTATCGCAGGTTGGAAGTAGGATTTGTGCATTCCCGGAGTGAGCATCAATACGGAGCGCTGGGTGCACTGGTGCAGATGATAACGAACCAAAAAACCAGAACAATAAAGGAGTAAATAACCTTGAAGAATACAGAGTTAACATTAGCGGAAGCTTTTAATCAGGCAGAGTTTATTATAGGCGGCCACGGAAGTCGTAAAGTCAAAGTACTTCAGGAAGCGCTGGAGCAGGTGGATGGGGAACAATATAGTGATCATTATGGCAACGGCAAAATCATTGATCAATTCCAGCAGCAGATGGCTGACGTTCTGGGCAAGGAATCCGCTGTATTTTTCCCCAGTGGTACGATGGCGCAGCAAATTGCGCTACGTATCTGGTGTGACCGCAAAGGCATCAAGCGGGTAGCTTATCATCCTTTATCTCATCTGGAAATTCATGAAGAGGACGGACTGAAGGAACTACATCACATTGAATCCATTTTGCTGGCGGATAAGGACCGA
This window of the Paenibacillus marchantiae genome carries:
- a CDS encoding quinone oxidoreductase family protein, encoding MKAIIHSGHSGLEGLQYTESTSRAPEAGEVQIQLKSAGINHRDLFIMAGRTFQDTPLILGSDGAGVIIAIGDDVENLSVGDEVIIHPTLGWDHAVDIPIVPEIVGGPTDGTLAQYITLPARNALPKPSHLSWTEAGVLSLSALTAYRALFTRGGLKQAEHILIPGIGGGVATYALLIAVAAGAKVTVTSRSEAKRHEALRLGAFQALDSHADWSLQNDLDPVDLILDSIGQSMFPKYFDIIRPGGRIVMYGASSGDDLAVPIRSIFFPQVSLIGTSMGSREEFVQMLQWVEKHDIHPVIDGIYPLQDTAKAFERMEKGEQFGNLAILVE
- a CDS encoding LysR family transcriptional regulator — translated: MDAGDLKIFQAVAREGSISKAALALNYVQSNVTTRIKQLEDQLQVPLFHRSNRGMLLTPAGENLLGYADKILHLLYEAEQATQIGNPPAGMLRLGAIETAASSYLTPLLAEYRLCYPEVQHSLITGGTHELNQKVIQHELHGALVYGPIDHPELNYMKVYDEELVLIAEPGTHEMHALLCKPMLFFEVGCTHRAQAEAFLKDQGVHTLNVTEYGTLDTIMNGVSAGIGVSLLPRSSVTKAERRGEVTVLSLPDPYRRLEVGFVHSRSEHQYGALGALVQMITNQKTRTIKE